The Pirellulimonas nuda genome includes a region encoding these proteins:
- a CDS encoding flagellin, with protein sequence MTRINTNVGSLVGRNNLAKANATLSQSLTRLSTGLRINTGKDDPAGLIASENLRSDITSIRKAISNTDRANQVIATADSALGQVSSLLNDIRGLVTESANSGALSDAQLAANQLQVDSSLEALNRIAQTTTFQGRRLLDGSLDFITSTSDTDFSNVGSLQIDQANLGAAGSVPVSLNVTTAATKGQLNVANIPAGGTPAVSASGSIALTVQTAAATAATGSLDVTVQTAAATPATGNVDIALLANQGAGTFTLDTTNSASFTLTALAAGNAEGAEGVGAKNIVIVDGAGEGTLYDAGTDTLTVTVDITGGNNTVADLVGVINAGTEFAATATTDGGDAILASNTGTGTLAGGRDASTEQIAVTSASGDNLSFTIAEANGNGATPTVTGDATNGYTITIDDTVATTVDDIRAAIAGIGEVSAATYGGSASYIGSLDVAPGSAATLTGGAAATTSTESIAITSATGDNISITLAEANGNGATPTLTGDATNGYVVTVDDASATTLASIASFIQTNISEVSAATYSGSASFTGATDTPPSALTLTGGAAGTTGTETISLTSATGNNISITIAEGTGVGATPTLTGDATNGYTVTVDDSAATSLSAIASFIQSNIAEISAATYSGSASYTGATDTPPGSASTLTGGTPATSGGIAAAVVFELAGSNGSEVLSFGVGTSIAQLVTGINLVKDATGVEAVANGTTLELTSTTYGSSSVVDFKVISEGTGSTPSGVFSTAAAVSSRDTGTDIIANVNGIAAKGAGNSLSINTATLDLSSTITAGFTGQIDFNITGGGALFQLGPDVVSNQQARLGIGSVNTARLGGVSGKLFELGTGNGAALATDANGAAKIVEEAIDQVTGLRGRLGAFQRTTLETNRNALNDTLVNLQDAESAIRDADFAEESAALTRAQILVQSGTSVLSIANQNPQNVLALLR encoded by the coding sequence ACCTGCGGAGCGACATCACCTCCATCCGCAAGGCCATCAGCAACACCGACCGCGCCAACCAGGTGATCGCCACCGCCGACAGCGCCCTGGGTCAGGTCAGCTCCCTGCTGAACGACATCCGCGGCCTGGTGACCGAGTCGGCCAACTCCGGCGCCCTGAGCGACGCGCAGCTTGCCGCTAACCAGTTGCAGGTCGACAGCTCGCTGGAAGCCCTGAACCGGATCGCCCAGACGACGACCTTCCAAGGCCGGCGCCTGTTGGACGGCAGCCTCGACTTCATCACCTCGACCAGCGACACCGACTTCTCCAACGTCGGCTCGCTGCAGATCGACCAAGCCAACCTCGGCGCCGCCGGCTCCGTGCCGGTGAGCCTGAACGTTACAACCGCCGCCACCAAGGGGCAGTTGAACGTTGCGAACATCCCGGCCGGCGGAACCCCCGCCGTGTCCGCCTCGGGCAGCATCGCCCTGACCGTGCAGACCGCCGCCGCGACCGCCGCGACGGGCAGCCTGGACGTGACGGTTCAGACCGCCGCCGCCACGCCGGCGACCGGCAACGTCGATATCGCGTTGCTGGCCAACCAGGGCGCCGGCACGTTCACGCTCGACACGACCAACAGCGCCTCGTTCACGCTGACGGCCCTGGCCGCCGGCAACGCCGAAGGTGCGGAAGGCGTCGGGGCGAAGAACATCGTGATTGTTGACGGCGCGGGCGAAGGCACGCTGTACGACGCGGGCACCGACACGCTGACCGTGACCGTAGACATCACCGGCGGCAACAACACCGTGGCCGACCTGGTGGGCGTGATTAACGCCGGCACCGAGTTCGCGGCCACCGCCACCACCGACGGCGGCGACGCGATCCTGGCGAGCAACACGGGCACGGGCACGCTGGCCGGCGGCCGCGACGCCTCGACCGAGCAGATCGCCGTGACCTCGGCCTCGGGCGACAACCTGTCGTTCACCATCGCCGAAGCCAACGGCAACGGCGCCACCCCGACCGTGACGGGCGACGCCACCAACGGCTACACCATCACGATCGACGACACCGTTGCGACCACGGTCGACGACATCCGCGCAGCGATCGCCGGCATCGGCGAGGTGAGCGCCGCCACCTACGGCGGTTCGGCCTCGTACATCGGTTCGCTGGACGTGGCGCCCGGATCGGCCGCTACGCTGACCGGCGGCGCCGCGGCGACCACCAGCACGGAGTCGATCGCTATCACGTCGGCGACCGGCGACAACATCTCGATCACGCTGGCTGAAGCCAACGGCAACGGGGCCACCCCCACGCTGACGGGCGACGCCACCAACGGCTACGTGGTAACGGTCGACGACGCGTCGGCCACCACGCTGGCGTCGATCGCGAGCTTCATCCAGACAAACATCTCCGAGGTCTCGGCCGCCACCTACAGCGGTTCGGCATCGTTCACCGGCGCCACCGACACCCCCCCGTCGGCCCTGACGCTGACGGGCGGCGCCGCAGGGACCACCGGCACGGAGACCATCAGCCTCACGTCGGCGACCGGGAACAACATCTCGATCACCATCGCCGAAGGCACGGGAGTCGGAGCCACCCCGACGCTGACGGGCGACGCCACCAACGGCTACACCGTCACCGTGGACGATTCGGCTGCGACCTCGCTGTCGGCTATCGCCAGCTTCATCCAGTCGAACATCGCTGAGATCTCGGCCGCTACCTACAGCGGTTCGGCGTCCTACACCGGCGCCACCGACACCCCCCCGGGATCTGCTTCGACGCTGACCGGCGGAACCCCGGCCACCTCCGGCGGCATCGCGGCCGCCGTGGTGTTCGAGCTCGCCGGCTCCAACGGCTCTGAAGTGCTGAGCTTCGGCGTTGGAACCAGCATCGCGCAGCTTGTGACCGGCATCAACTTGGTCAAGGACGCCACCGGCGTTGAGGCCGTCGCCAACGGCACCACGCTCGAGCTGACTTCCACAACCTACGGTTCGTCGTCCGTTGTCGACTTCAAGGTGATCTCGGAAGGGACCGGGAGCACGCCGAGCGGCGTGTTCTCCACCGCGGCGGCCGTCAGCTCCCGCGACACCGGCACGGACATCATCGCCAACGTCAACGGCATCGCGGCCAAGGGCGCCGGCAACTCGCTGTCGATCAACACCGCGACGCTCGACCTCAGCTCGACCATCACGGCCGGCTTCACCGGGCAGATCGACTTCAACATCACCGGCGGCGGCGCCCTGTTCCAACTCGGCCCGGACGTGGTGAGCAACCAGCAGGCCCGCCTGGGCATCGGCAGCGTGAACACCGCCCGGCTGGGCGGCGTGAGCGGCAAGCTGTTTGAGCTGGGCACCGGCAACGGCGCCGCCTTGGCGACCGACGCCAACGGGGCCGCCAAGATCGTCGAAGAGGCCATCGACCAGGTCACCGGCCTCCGCGGTCGGTTGGGCGCCTTCCAGCGGACGACGCTGGAAACCAACCGCAACGCCCTGAACGACACCCTGGTGAACCTGCAGGACGCCGAGTCGGCCATCCGCGACGCGGACTTCGCCGAAGAGTCGGCGGCCCTGACGCGTGCCCAGATCCTCGTGCAATCCGGCACGTCGGTTCTGTCGATCGCCAACCAGAACCCGCAGAACGTGCTGGCCCTGCTGCGTTAA
- the fliD gene encoding flagellar filament capping protein FliD produces the protein MSQIQSSVGLITGIPIEDTVNQLLSIAGRQRNLLQSRTDQLQSEQVAVDRLASLTLSFQFAINKFKNNTTFASSKASSSNKDALAVTVQAGKTPAPGSYQIKPVQTAAAQQLLSGRFDEQTSSLGDGVLKVRFGGQVDQGVKLDQLNSGAGVPGGSIKITDRSGATAVIDLKRAQTVDDVIEAINAATEISVTASTDGDSFSLTDLSGGSGSLSVQEVAGGKTAAGLGLAGLSVASNTAVGTDVLGLSTASRLKDLNDGNGVSLTGAGVDDLSIQLSDGADPVLIDLADATTLGQVVNAINAAAPGRLSAAVSADGARLELQDLSGGAGAFTVASAGGGTAAEDLGVAGDGAGATLSGRRLIGGLRGTLVSSLNGGRGVSLGAIEITDRAGAATTQIDLSGAETLSDIVNLINASGAQVTASINSARNGVQIVDASGGSGALVVADVGAGATAQELGIAVNDTVASINSGSLNRQVASRGTLLTSLNGGKGVPAANFRVTNSAGVSKVVDLKKTSDPATTLGDVIDRVNALGIDVEARINDSGDGIVLTDLAGGSGTLSVAESGGKAAAGLRLLGSSTAVDGSGRQVIDGTTNFEFDLSDLSQTTGDTSLSSLRNGAGIALGLFRVTASNGSSFVVNLSEAGNEAQTVGDVINKINSAADAAGVSVTAALNAGSNGITLSDSSPGGDPLKVEDLGSGASATQLGIAKSSTSLSGAGVRTVDSGALFTAADAKQGALGALASKINKLDAGFSASVLFDGVGYRLSVQSAKTGAGPGLLLDSGEEALGFEQVTKGRDALIEFGGGGVLIASKTNSFTGVVDGLSLTVNATSDAPARVDVSRNNDPISAAVKDFVDSFNALRTNLDSVTDFDSESNTTGILFGKGEPLRVESELGRLLSGRFATGGRFETLQSIGVSLKADGSLELDSAKLESALTESAADVESLLRDPTSGVAVKFTASIDRLAGDDNSLLLTRSRSLTVRIDSGTDRVAEWDERLTRQRDQMLAEFYRLEETIAKLQTNQSTLNGLQIIPPL, from the coding sequence ATGTCCCAGATCCAGTCGAGCGTCGGCCTGATCACGGGCATCCCGATTGAGGACACGGTCAATCAACTGCTGTCCATCGCGGGGCGGCAACGCAACCTGCTGCAGTCGCGGACCGATCAGCTACAGTCCGAGCAGGTCGCCGTCGACCGGCTCGCCTCGCTGACGCTCTCGTTCCAGTTTGCGATCAACAAGTTCAAGAACAACACCACGTTCGCGTCGTCCAAGGCTTCCAGCTCCAACAAGGACGCCCTGGCGGTCACGGTCCAGGCCGGCAAGACCCCGGCGCCCGGCAGCTATCAGATCAAGCCGGTGCAGACCGCCGCGGCCCAGCAACTGCTCTCTGGGCGGTTCGACGAGCAGACCAGTTCCTTGGGCGACGGCGTGCTCAAGGTCCGCTTCGGCGGCCAGGTCGACCAGGGGGTGAAGCTCGATCAGCTCAACTCCGGCGCCGGCGTACCCGGTGGCAGCATCAAGATCACCGATCGCAGCGGCGCCACCGCGGTGATCGACCTGAAGCGTGCGCAGACCGTCGACGACGTGATCGAAGCAATCAACGCCGCGACCGAGATCAGCGTCACGGCCTCGACCGATGGCGACTCCTTCTCCCTGACCGACTTGTCAGGGGGGTCGGGCTCGCTGAGCGTGCAAGAGGTTGCCGGAGGCAAGACCGCCGCCGGGCTCGGCCTCGCCGGTCTGAGCGTCGCATCGAACACGGCCGTCGGGACCGACGTGCTGGGCCTCTCTACCGCTTCAAGGCTGAAAGACCTCAACGACGGCAACGGCGTCTCGCTCACCGGCGCCGGGGTCGACGATCTGTCGATCCAGCTCTCTGACGGCGCCGACCCGGTGCTGATCGACCTGGCAGATGCGACAACGCTCGGCCAAGTGGTCAACGCCATCAACGCCGCGGCGCCCGGCAGGCTGTCCGCGGCGGTCTCGGCGGACGGCGCCCGGCTAGAGCTCCAAGACCTGTCGGGGGGCGCGGGCGCGTTTACCGTAGCAAGCGCCGGCGGGGGCACGGCAGCGGAAGACCTCGGCGTCGCTGGCGACGGAGCTGGCGCAACGCTCAGCGGCCGTCGATTGATCGGCGGCCTGCGCGGAACGCTGGTCTCCAGCCTCAACGGCGGCCGCGGCGTCTCGCTAGGCGCCATCGAGATCACCGACCGCGCCGGCGCGGCGACCACCCAGATCGACCTGTCGGGCGCCGAGACGCTCAGCGATATCGTCAACCTGATCAACGCCTCGGGCGCCCAGGTGACCGCCTCGATCAACTCGGCCCGCAACGGCGTGCAAATCGTCGACGCCTCTGGCGGCTCCGGCGCGTTGGTGGTGGCCGATGTCGGCGCCGGCGCCACGGCCCAGGAGCTGGGCATCGCGGTCAACGACACGGTTGCCTCGATCAACAGCGGTTCGCTCAACCGCCAGGTCGCCAGCCGCGGGACGCTGCTGACCAGCCTGAACGGCGGCAAGGGGGTCCCCGCCGCCAACTTCCGCGTCACCAACTCTGCGGGGGTCTCCAAGGTCGTCGACCTGAAAAAGACAAGCGACCCGGCCACGACGCTGGGGGACGTGATCGACCGTGTGAACGCCCTAGGGATCGACGTCGAGGCGCGGATCAACGACTCGGGCGACGGCATCGTGTTGACCGACCTGGCGGGCGGCTCAGGCACGCTCTCGGTCGCCGAATCAGGGGGCAAGGCGGCCGCGGGGCTGCGGCTGCTTGGTTCGTCCACCGCGGTCGATGGGTCCGGCAGGCAGGTGATCGACGGCACAACCAACTTTGAGTTCGACCTTTCCGACCTTAGCCAAACGACCGGCGACACGTCGCTGAGCTCGCTCCGCAACGGCGCAGGGATCGCGCTCGGGCTGTTCCGCGTGACCGCGTCGAACGGCTCATCATTCGTCGTCAATCTCAGCGAGGCCGGCAACGAGGCGCAGACCGTCGGCGACGTGATCAACAAGATCAACTCCGCCGCGGACGCGGCGGGGGTTTCGGTCACGGCCGCGCTCAACGCCGGGAGCAACGGCATCACGCTTTCGGATAGCTCGCCCGGCGGCGATCCGCTGAAGGTGGAAGACCTTGGCTCGGGGGCCTCCGCAACGCAGCTCGGCATCGCCAAGAGCTCTACTTCGCTCAGCGGGGCGGGCGTCCGCACCGTCGACAGCGGCGCCCTGTTCACCGCCGCGGACGCCAAGCAGGGCGCGCTGGGCGCGCTCGCTTCCAAGATCAACAAGCTCGACGCGGGGTTCTCTGCCAGCGTCCTGTTCGACGGCGTGGGCTACCGCCTCTCGGTGCAGTCCGCCAAGACCGGCGCCGGGCCGGGCCTGCTGCTTGACTCCGGAGAAGAAGCGCTGGGTTTCGAGCAAGTCACCAAGGGACGCGACGCGCTGATCGAGTTCGGTGGCGGAGGCGTGCTGATCGCCTCGAAGACGAACAGCTTCACCGGCGTGGTGGACGGCCTGTCGCTGACCGTGAACGCCACTTCTGACGCCCCCGCCCGCGTCGACGTCTCGCGCAACAACGACCCCATCTCCGCGGCCGTGAAGGACTTTGTCGATTCCTTTAACGCACTGCGGACGAACCTCGACTCCGTTACCGACTTCGACTCCGAGAGCAACACCACCGGCATCCTTTTCGGCAAGGGAGAACCCCTCCGCGTTGAGTCGGAACTCGGTCGGCTGCTCTCCGGCCGGTTTGCAACCGGGGGGCGTTTTGAAACGCTTCAGTCGATCGGCGTGAGCCTGAAAGCCGACGGTTCGCTGGAGCTGGATAGCGCCAAGCTTGAATCTGCGCTCACGGAGAGCGCCGCCGATGTTGAGTCGTTGCTGCGTGATCCCACAAGCGGCGTGGCGGTTAAGTTCACCGCCAGCATCGATCGCCTAGCGGGAGACGATAACTCACTGCTTCTTACCCGCTCGCGCTCGCTCACCGTGCGTATCGATTCCGGGACAGACCGCGTCGCCGAGTGGGATGAGCGGCTCACGCGGCAGCGCGACCAGATGTTGGCGGAGTTCTATCGGCTCGAGGAGACGATCGCCAAGCTGCAGACGAACCAGTCAACACTGAACGGACTTCAGATCATCCCGCCGCTGTAG
- the fliS gene encoding flagellar export chaperone FliS has translation MKPDYLESKVNTASPAQLHLMLIEGAVRFARQAEQAMLRDEEVRANSSLTKVIDIVAEMLAGVRHADTEINRRLEELYQFVFATAVSAYVNFDSNKLADVLRVLEFERETWRLACERTQAADGPKGAPIPAAHLPRVDAPTGVSFQV, from the coding sequence ATGAAGCCTGACTACCTAGAGTCGAAGGTCAACACCGCCTCGCCCGCGCAGCTCCACTTGATGCTGATCGAGGGCGCCGTTCGCTTCGCCCGCCAAGCAGAGCAGGCGATGTTGCGCGACGAAGAGGTCCGGGCCAACTCGTCCCTGACCAAGGTGATTGACATCGTGGCCGAGATGCTGGCCGGCGTGCGGCACGCCGACACCGAGATCAACCGCCGGCTGGAGGAGCTGTACCAGTTTGTCTTCGCCACGGCCGTGAGCGCTTACGTGAACTTCGACTCGAACAAGCTGGCCGACGTGCTGCGGGTGCTGGAGTTCGAACGGGAGACGTGGCGGCTGGCCTGCGAGCGAACCCAGGCCGCCGACGGGCCCAAAGGGGCCCCGATCCCGGCCGCCCACCTGCCGCGTGTCGACGCCCCGACCGGCGTATCGTTCCAGGTGTAA
- a CDS encoding menaquinone biosynthesis family protein, translating to MLIRVGHSPDPDDAFMFYALAKDKLPTGDYQFTHELVDIETLNQRAFSGELELTAVSIHAYAFLQDKYLLCNCGASMGDGYGPMVVARQPLTVSQLRGKRIAVPGKLTSAFLSLRLCLGEDFDYVLVPFDEIINATVAGEYNGEKIDAGLIIHEGQLTYGEQDLKLVVDLGVWWGEETDGLPLPLGANAIRKDLGPKVIADVESLLSQSINFGLDHRKPALDYALQYGRDLDDAKADKFVGMYVNDWTRDFGERGRESVRLFLERGHAAGVLPELVKPEFVQK from the coding sequence ATGCTGATCCGAGTAGGTCACAGCCCCGACCCCGACGACGCGTTCATGTTCTACGCCCTGGCGAAGGACAAGCTTCCCACGGGGGACTACCAGTTCACCCACGAGCTGGTCGACATCGAGACGCTCAACCAGAGGGCGTTTTCCGGCGAGCTGGAACTGACCGCCGTCAGCATCCACGCCTACGCCTTCTTGCAGGACAAGTACCTGCTGTGCAACTGCGGCGCGAGCATGGGAGACGGCTACGGGCCGATGGTGGTGGCGCGCCAGCCGCTGACGGTCTCGCAGCTCCGCGGCAAACGGATCGCCGTGCCGGGCAAGCTAACCAGCGCGTTCCTGTCGCTGCGGCTCTGCCTGGGCGAAGACTTCGACTACGTGCTCGTGCCGTTTGACGAGATCATCAATGCGACGGTGGCAGGAGAGTACAACGGGGAGAAGATCGACGCGGGGCTCATCATCCACGAGGGCCAGCTCACCTACGGTGAGCAGGACCTGAAGCTGGTGGTAGACCTGGGCGTCTGGTGGGGCGAAGAGACCGACGGGCTGCCGCTGCCGCTGGGCGCCAACGCGATCCGCAAAGACCTGGGCCCGAAGGTGATCGCCGATGTCGAGAGCCTCCTCAGCCAAAGCATCAACTTCGGCCTCGACCATCGCAAACCCGCTCTGGACTATGCCCTCCAGTACGGACGCGACCTCGACGACGCCAAGGCAGACAAGTTCGTCGGCATGTACGTGAACGACTGGACCCGCGATTTTGGCGAACGCGGCCGCGAGTCGGTCCGGCTCTTCCTGGAACGCGGGCACGCCGCGGGAGTGCTGCCGGAGCTAGTAAAGCCCGAGTTCGTGCAGAAGTAA
- a CDS encoding NAD(P)/FAD-dependent oxidoreductase: MRTSDWDCVIVGGGVAGCCLAWAMRLSGQRSLIVDRPSPGSASRVAAGLVAPYSGQRLVMVERFDADWEVAQAFYRRIEADTGAGLLSIGPAVYAFASVEQAEKWRSRRPQTAPAPHLPSCYRTPHGAAQAPNAGRLNVAAFLDATHATWRDEGALMSAKIDPQSIHASEDAVELVGRQLRAKRLVMSVGAAAVDWPQTAGLPWALARGELLTVRLPGVVETRVVRGGVWLAPLGEGLFRVGATYDCLGLSAGPTPKGRAWLLERLSALIEAPAEVVAHDSGVRPLLAHRLPSSGWSQDNPRIGWLNGLGSHGVLRAPRLAITMAAEAGAG; this comes from the coding sequence ATGCGTACGAGCGATTGGGACTGCGTCATTGTGGGCGGGGGGGTGGCCGGGTGCTGCCTTGCCTGGGCGATGCGGCTGAGTGGCCAGCGGTCGTTGATCGTCGATCGGCCGTCGCCGGGCTCGGCTTCTCGCGTTGCGGCCGGGCTGGTCGCTCCATATTCCGGTCAAAGGCTGGTAATGGTCGAGCGGTTCGACGCCGACTGGGAGGTTGCCCAAGCCTTCTACCGTCGGATTGAAGCGGATACCGGCGCTGGGCTGCTGTCGATTGGGCCTGCCGTTTATGCTTTCGCCAGCGTCGAGCAGGCCGAGAAGTGGCGTTCTCGGCGCCCGCAAACCGCTCCTGCGCCGCACTTGCCGTCCTGCTACCGGACGCCGCACGGGGCGGCCCAGGCGCCGAACGCGGGGCGACTAAATGTCGCGGCCTTTCTCGACGCGACACACGCCACTTGGCGCGACGAAGGGGCTCTGATGAGTGCGAAGATCGATCCGCAGTCGATCCACGCTAGCGAGGACGCGGTCGAGCTCGTCGGCCGCCAGCTCCGCGCCAAACGGCTGGTGATGAGTGTGGGCGCCGCGGCCGTCGACTGGCCGCAGACCGCGGGGCTCCCGTGGGCGTTGGCCCGAGGTGAGTTGCTCACCGTGCGGTTGCCAGGGGTGGTCGAGACGCGGGTGGTGCGCGGCGGCGTTTGGCTGGCGCCGTTGGGCGAGGGATTGTTCCGGGTAGGCGCCACCTACGACTGCTTGGGCCTGAGCGCTGGCCCCACCCCCAAGGGGCGCGCTTGGCTGCTGGAGCGTCTCTCGGCGTTGATCGAGGCGCCGGCGGAAGTTGTCGCCCACGACTCGGGGGTCCGCCCGCTGCTGGCCCACCGCCTCCCCAGCTCGGGGTGGTCGCAAGACAACCCGCGGATCGGTTGGCTCAACGGTTTGGGCTCACACGGGGTGTTGCGCGCGCCGAGGCTGGCGATCACGATGGCGGCCGAAGCCGGGGCGGGGTGA
- a CDS encoding sigma-70 family RNA polymerase sigma factor, whose amino-acid sequence MPPMWPESSDTQKLLAEIREGDGAAVNRLLDRHRAAVKRMVDLRIDPVLQRRVDASDIVQEVLIEANRRLGDYLANPVMPFHLWLRQIGMDRLIDAHRRHRVAARRSMDRERPLVAAVKTEQSTLDLAGQLSDKQLTPAAAATWRELQRRFEQACEQLDPQDQEIVLMRHFEQLSNSEAADALGLSAQAASMRHLRAMRRLRSYLHDVDPAQQN is encoded by the coding sequence ATGCCGCCGATGTGGCCGGAATCCTCTGACACCCAAAAGCTCCTCGCCGAGATCCGCGAGGGAGACGGGGCGGCCGTCAACCGGTTGCTCGACCGCCATCGCGCAGCCGTAAAGCGGATGGTCGACCTGCGGATCGACCCGGTGCTCCAGCGGCGGGTCGACGCCAGCGACATCGTCCAAGAGGTGCTGATCGAGGCGAACCGCCGGCTCGGCGACTACCTGGCCAACCCTGTGATGCCTTTCCACTTGTGGCTCAGGCAGATCGGCATGGACCGGCTGATCGACGCCCATCGCCGACACCGCGTCGCGGCGCGACGCAGCATGGACCGCGAAAGACCCCTGGTTGCCGCCGTAAAGACAGAGCAGTCGACGCTCGATTTGGCGGGACAGCTAAGCGACAAGCAACTCACCCCCGCTGCCGCCGCGACCTGGCGAGAGCTGCAACGGCGGTTCGAGCAGGCGTGCGAGCAACTCGATCCCCAGGACCAAGAGATCGTTCTGATGCGGCACTTCGAGCAACTGAGCAACTCCGAAGCAGCCGACGCGTTGGGCCTCTCGGCACAAGCCGCTAGCATGCGTCACCTGCGGGCGATGCGCCGGCTGCGATCGTACCTTCACGACGTCGATCCGGCCCAGCAGAATTGA
- a CDS encoding serine/threonine-protein kinase translates to MTAEPIPEDERLALVLEELTDAAQRGDDLAPQRIADAQPSLAPAVWELWGALMITGAAANGATVRWQRDSVQTAQAPAEFELPHQMGDYELLEEVGRGGMGIVYRARQSSLRREVAVKVILRGAVASPQDRSRFRSEAEAAARLDHPGVVSIYEVGEHDGQLYFSMPMVRGQTLAARLQLGPLAEAEAARIVAAVARAIQYAHERGIVHRDLKPANILLDAAGEPHVSDFGLAKRLEPSSSATLTQAGAIMGTPSFMAPEQASGGRGDIGPWTDVYSLGALLYAAVTGRPPHQGPSPVDTLISLLEQEPPAPRLLNGRVTRDLEMVILRCLQKPADLRYASAAEVADDLDALLCGEPVSARSGRFSQVVSRVFRETSHAALLENWGLLWMWHSLVLLVICLATNAMHALRHSVPAMAQPWPYLLLWGGGLSIWAPIFWKLRHRSGPVTAIERQIAHLWGSSVVGVVLLFVIEGLLGLEVLTLSPVLAVISGMVFAVKAGMLAGSFYVQSAALFATALVMAKMQREGLDLSVTLFGVVAAAAFFVPGLKYYLQRRRLGRRSRGGGEANP, encoded by the coding sequence ATGACAGCCGAACCGATTCCAGAAGACGAACGGCTGGCCTTGGTGCTAGAGGAGCTTACCGACGCGGCGCAGCGGGGAGACGACTTGGCCCCCCAGCGCATTGCGGACGCGCAACCCTCCCTCGCGCCAGCGGTTTGGGAGCTGTGGGGGGCGTTGATGATAACCGGCGCCGCTGCCAACGGGGCGACGGTTCGTTGGCAGCGAGACTCCGTGCAAACGGCGCAGGCGCCTGCCGAGTTCGAACTTCCGCATCAGATGGGAGACTACGAGCTGCTGGAGGAAGTGGGCCGCGGCGGGATGGGGATCGTCTACCGCGCCCGCCAATCGAGCCTGCGGCGGGAAGTCGCCGTCAAAGTGATCCTGCGGGGCGCCGTGGCCTCGCCGCAGGACCGCAGCCGCTTCCGCAGCGAGGCCGAAGCGGCTGCCAGGCTGGATCACCCCGGCGTCGTCTCGATCTACGAGGTAGGCGAGCACGACGGGCAGCTCTACTTCAGCATGCCGATGGTGCGCGGCCAAACTCTGGCGGCTAGGCTACAGTTGGGGCCGCTGGCCGAGGCCGAAGCAGCGCGGATTGTCGCGGCGGTCGCCCGCGCGATCCAGTACGCCCACGAGCGAGGCATCGTCCACCGCGACCTGAAGCCGGCCAACATCCTGCTCGACGCCGCGGGGGAGCCGCACGTGAGCGACTTTGGCCTCGCCAAGCGGCTCGAGCCGAGTTCCTCCGCCACCCTCACCCAGGCCGGCGCCATCATGGGGACCCCGTCCTTCATGGCGCCCGAACAAGCCAGCGGCGGCAGGGGCGACATCGGCCCCTGGACGGACGTCTACAGCCTAGGCGCCCTGCTGTACGCCGCGGTCACCGGCCGCCCGCCGCACCAGGGTCCCTCGCCGGTCGACACGCTGATCTCACTGCTTGAACAGGAGCCCCCCGCGCCCCGGCTGCTCAACGGACGCGTGACCCGCGATCTCGAGATGGTGATCCTCCGGTGCCTGCAGAAGCCCGCCGACCTGCGGTACGCCTCTGCCGCTGAGGTTGCGGACGATCTCGACGCCTTGCTTTGCGGAGAACCCGTTTCGGCGCGGAGTGGGCGGTTTTCTCAAGTCGTCTCACGGGTCTTCCGCGAGACCAGCCACGCGGCCCTGCTGGAGAATTGGGGCCTGCTATGGATGTGGCACTCCTTGGTGCTGCTGGTGATCTGCCTCGCTACCAACGCGATGCACGCTCTCCGCCACAGCGTGCCGGCGATGGCCCAGCCGTGGCCCTACCTGCTTCTCTGGGGAGGTGGGCTGTCAATCTGGGCCCCCATCTTCTGGAAACTTCGCCACCGATCGGGGCCAGTCACCGCCATTGAGCGGCAGATCGCGCACCTTTGGGGCAGCAGCGTCGTGGGCGTGGTGCTGCTATTCGTGATCGAGGGGCTGCTGGGGCTTGAGGTGCTAACCCTCTCCCCCGTCCTCGCTGTGATCAGCGGGATGGTGTTCGCCGTAAAGGCCGGAATGCTGGCCGGATCGTTCTACGTACAGTCCGCCGCGCTCTTCGCAACGGCGCTGGTGATGGCCAAGATGCAACGCGAAGGGCTCGACCTAAGCGTCACGCTCTTCGGAGTCGTCGCCGCAGCGGCATTCTTCGTGCCGGGGCTCAAGTACTACCTGCAGCGCCGCCGGCTGGGCCGCCGATCCCGAGGCGGGGGAGAAGCCAACCCTTGA